A part of Aegilops tauschii subsp. strangulata cultivar AL8/78 chromosome 2, Aet v6.0, whole genome shotgun sequence genomic DNA contains:
- the LOC109743907 gene encoding zeaxanthin epoxidase, chloroplastic isoform X2, producing MPCSTCTRVSPTAISATSSSSRTVLRILPFRSPRGPYGRGLCLPGSIRCTAEVVDAAMHAPKPPEPKPRVLVAGGGIGGLTFALAARRKGFQVLVLEKDMSAVRGEGKYRGPIQLQSNALAVLEAVDMPAADQIMDAGCITGDRVNGIVDGISGSWYIKFDTFTPAADRGLPVTRVISRMTLQQILARAVGDDAIMNDCHVVDFTDDGNKVTAILEDGRKFEGDLLVGADGIWSKVRKSLFGETDASYSEYTCYTGIADFVPPDIDTVGYRVFLGHKQYFVSSDVGGGKMQWYAFHKEPAGGTDPENGKKKRLLEIFSGWCDNVIDLLNATEEEAILRRDIYDRPPTINWGKGRVTLLGDSVHAMQPNLGQGGCMAIEDGYQLAVELEKAWEESVKSRTPVDVISSLRSYEKERKLRVAIIHGLARMAAIMATTYRPYLGVGLGPLSFLTKLRIPHPGRVGGRFFIKVGMPLMLSWILGGNSSKLEGRPLSCRLSDKASNQLGRWFQDDDALEQAMGGEWYLFPMSSGDDSALQPIRLIRDEQRTLSIGSKPDPSNSDSSLSFPLPQVSEIHATITCKNKGFYLTDLGSEHGTWFNDNEGRRYRLPPNFPVRFHPSDAIEFGSDKKAMFRVKVLSTLPYDSARGGEVLQAA from the exons ATGCCATGCTCCACCTGCACGCGAGTCTCTCCCACGGCGATCTCCgccacctcttcctcctcccggACAGTGCTCCGCATACTCCCCTTCCGCTCCCCGCGCGGGCCGTATGGACGCGGGCTCTGCCTTCCTGGCTCCATAAGGTGCACTGCGGAGGTCGTTGACGCGGCAATGCACGCGCCCAAGCCGCCGGAGCCCAAGCCGCGCGTCCTGGTCGCCGGCGGGGGGATCGGCGGCCTCACCTTCGCGCTCGCGGCCAGGCGGAAGGGCTTCCAGGTGCTCGTGCTGGAAAAGGACATGAGCGCCGTCCGCGGGGAGGGCAAGTACCGGGGCCCCATCCAGCTGCAGAGCAACGCGCTCGCCGTCCTCGAGGCCGTCGACATGCCCGCCGCGGACCAGATCATGGACGCCGGATGCATCACCGGCGACCGCGTCAACGGGATCGTCGACGGCATCTCCGGCTCCTG GTACATCAAGTTTGATACCTTCACTCCTGCTGCTGACAGAGGGCTCCCGGTCACAAGGGTCATTAGCCGCATGACGCTGCAGCAGATTCTTGCCCGTGCAGTCGGCGACGACGCTATAATGAACGATTGCCACGTTGTCGACTTTACTGATGATGGCAACAAG GTCACCGCGATATTGGAGGATGGGCGGAAATTTGAAGGTGATCTCTTGGTTGGAGCAGATGGCATATGGTCAAAG GTGAGGAAGTCGCTTTTTGGCGAAACGGATGCATCTTATTCAGAATACACTTGCTACACCGGAATTGCAGACTTTGTGCCTCCTGATATTGACACAGTCGG GTACCGAGTGTTTCTTGGTCACAAACAATATTTCGTCTCCTCAGACGTTGGTGGTGGTAAAATGCAGTGGTATGCATTTCACAAGGAACCTGCTGGTGGTACTGATCCTGAGAATG GCAAAAAGAAAAGACTGCTCGAGATATTTAGCGGTTGGTGTGATAATGTCATTGATCTGCTAAATGCAACTGAGGAGGAAGCAATTCTTCGCCGGGATATATACGATCGGCCACCTACTATCAACTGGGGGAAAGGTCGTGTCACCTTGCTTGGTGACTCTGTCCATGCTATGCAGCCAAATCTGGGACAGGGTGGCTGCATGGCTATTGAG GATGGTTACCAGCTGGCTGTAGAGCTTGAGAAGGCCTGGGAAGAGAGTGTCAAGTCTAGAACTCCTGTGGACGTTATTTCCTCCTTGAGGAG TTATGAGAAGGAGAGAAAGCTACGTGTTGCTATCATACATGGATTGGCAAGAATGGCGGCAATCATGGCTACCACTTACAGACCATATCTAGGTGTGGGTCTGGGACCTTTGTCG TTTTTGACAAAGTTGAGGATACCGCATCCTGGAAGAGTTGGTGGCAGATTTTTCATCAAGGTTGGAATGCCTTTGATGCTGAGCTGGATTTTAGGTGGCAACAG CTCAAAGCTAGAAGGAAGACCGTTAAGTTGCCGGCTTTCTGACAAG GCAAGCAACCAGCTTGGTCGATGGTTTCAGGATGACGATGCATTGGAACAAGCTATGGGTGGAGA GTGGTACCTCTTCCCTATGAGCTCTGGAGATGACTCTGCCTTGCAGCCCATTCGTTTGATCAGGGATGAACAGAGGACACTCTCTATTGG AAGCAAACCAGATCCGAGCAATTCTGATTCTTCGTTGTCGTTCCCCTTGCCACAA GTATCAGAGATCCATGCTACTATCACATGCAAGAATAAGGGTTTCTATTTGACCGATCTCGGAAGCGAGCATGGTACATGGTTTAACGA CAACGAAGGCAGACGCTACCGGTTACCTCCGAACTTCCCAGTTCGTTTCCACCCTTCTGATGCCATTGAGTTTGGTTCAGATAAGAAG GCCATGTTCCGGGTGAAAGTGCTCAGCACGCTTCCATACGACTCCGCGAGAGGTGGAGAAGTTCTGCAGGCAGCATGA
- the LOC109743988 gene encoding uncharacterized protein codes for MSMRRLGAADFRGVRERRSGVFSSEISFGEKRLSLGTFDTAEEAARAYDAAAWRLRWPRWDMNFPDVSTSQRAQDLAHLPRLFTDEDRRDNRRRQRRLAIMEMDVEAMAEWRERFPRDIVNEHQFYKQRGTEREARRKERAAYREDKRAPKQAAQLNTSSWDSEDERHADAYLQTSEEDITESEPENDE; via the coding sequence ATGTCGATGCGCCGCCTAGGCGCTGCTGATTTCCGCGGAGTCCGCGAGCGCCGCTCCGGCGTCTTCTCCTCCGAAATCTCGTTCGGCGAAAAACGGCTCAGTCTCGGCACCTTCGACACCGCAGAGGAGGCGGCCCgtgcgtacgacgcggcggcgtggcgcctccggtggcctcgtTGGGATATGAATTTCCCCGACGTGTCGACGAGCCAGCGCGCGCAGGATCTCGCGCATCTCCCACGACTtttcaccgacgaggatcgtcgtgaCAACCGGAGGCGGCAGCGTCGCCTAGCGATCATGGAGATGGACGTGGAAGCCATGGCGGAGTGGCGCGAACGCTTCCCGCGGGACATCGTCAACGAGCACCAGTTTTACAAGCAACGGGGGACGGAGAGGGAGGCGAGGAGAaaggagcgagccgcctatcgggAGGACAAGCGTGCGCCGAAGCAGGCCGCTCAACTGAACACGTCGTCCTGGGACTCTGAGGACGAGCGGCATGCTGACGCCTACTtgcagacgtcggaggaggacattaccGAGTCGGAGCCGGAAAACGACGAGTAG
- the LOC109743907 gene encoding zeaxanthin epoxidase, chloroplastic isoform X1 translates to MPMALLSATSPAKTLFCHEEQYPAQSGLLLSVPQSRKQRARARLVAAMRPAGAAATETASTAAASSSGGTKGKPRVLVAGGGIGGLVLALAARRKGYDVTVFERDISAVRGEGQYRGPIQIQSNALAALEAIDMSVAEEVMREGCVTGDRINGLVDGISGSWYIKFDTFTPAADRGLPVTRVISRMTLQQILARAVGDDAIMNDCHVVDFTDDGNKVTAILEDGRKFEGDLLVGADGIWSKVRKSLFGETDASYSEYTCYTGIADFVPPDIDTVGYRVFLGHKQYFVSSDVGGGKMQWYAFHKEPAGGTDPENGKKKRLLEIFSGWCDNVIDLLNATEEEAILRRDIYDRPPTINWGKGRVTLLGDSVHAMQPNLGQGGCMAIEDGYQLAVELEKAWEESVKSRTPVDVISSLRSYEKERKLRVAIIHGLARMAAIMATTYRPYLGVGLGPLSFLTKLRIPHPGRVGGRFFIKVGMPLMLSWILGGNSSKLEGRPLSCRLSDKASNQLGRWFQDDDALEQAMGGEWYLFPMSSGDDSALQPIRLIRDEQRTLSIGSKPDPSNSDSSLSFPLPQVSEIHATITCKNKGFYLTDLGSEHGTWFNDNEGRRYRLPPNFPVRFHPSDAIEFGSDKKAMFRVKVLSTLPYDSARGGEVLQAA, encoded by the exons ATGCCCATGGCGCTCCTCTCCGCCACCTCCCCCGCCAAGACGCTCTTCTGCCACGAGGAGCAGTACCCAGCGCAgagcggcctcctcctctcgGTCCCGCAGTCCAGGAAACAGAGGGCGCGCGCCAGGCTGGTGGCGGCAATGCGCCCGGCGGGCGCGGCCGCCACGGAGACGGCCTCtacggcggcggcgtcgtcgtcGGGGGGCACGAAGGGGAAGCCTCGCGTGCTGGTGGCGGGCGGCGGCATCGGGGGCCTGGTGCTGGCGCTGGCGGCTCGGCGGAAGGGGTACGACGTGACGGTGTTCGAGCGGGACATCAGCGCGGTGCGCGGGGAGGGGCAGTACCGCGGGCCCATCCAGATCCAGAGCAACgcgctggcggcgctggaggccATCGACATGTCGGTGGCCGAGGAGGTGATGCGCGAGGGCTGCGTCACCGGCGACCGCATCAACGGCCTCGTCGACGGCATCTCCGGCTCATG GTACATCAAGTTTGATACCTTCACTCCTGCTGCTGACAGAGGGCTCCCGGTCACAAGGGTCATTAGCCGCATGACGCTGCAGCAGATTCTTGCCCGTGCAGTCGGCGACGACGCTATAATGAACGATTGCCACGTTGTCGACTTTACTGATGATGGCAACAAG GTCACCGCGATATTGGAGGATGGGCGGAAATTTGAAGGTGATCTCTTGGTTGGAGCAGATGGCATATGGTCAAAG GTGAGGAAGTCGCTTTTTGGCGAAACGGATGCATCTTATTCAGAATACACTTGCTACACCGGAATTGCAGACTTTGTGCCTCCTGATATTGACACAGTCGG GTACCGAGTGTTTCTTGGTCACAAACAATATTTCGTCTCCTCAGACGTTGGTGGTGGTAAAATGCAGTGGTATGCATTTCACAAGGAACCTGCTGGTGGTACTGATCCTGAGAATG GCAAAAAGAAAAGACTGCTCGAGATATTTAGCGGTTGGTGTGATAATGTCATTGATCTGCTAAATGCAACTGAGGAGGAAGCAATTCTTCGCCGGGATATATACGATCGGCCACCTACTATCAACTGGGGGAAAGGTCGTGTCACCTTGCTTGGTGACTCTGTCCATGCTATGCAGCCAAATCTGGGACAGGGTGGCTGCATGGCTATTGAG GATGGTTACCAGCTGGCTGTAGAGCTTGAGAAGGCCTGGGAAGAGAGTGTCAAGTCTAGAACTCCTGTGGACGTTATTTCCTCCTTGAGGAG TTATGAGAAGGAGAGAAAGCTACGTGTTGCTATCATACATGGATTGGCAAGAATGGCGGCAATCATGGCTACCACTTACAGACCATATCTAGGTGTGGGTCTGGGACCTTTGTCG TTTTTGACAAAGTTGAGGATACCGCATCCTGGAAGAGTTGGTGGCAGATTTTTCATCAAGGTTGGAATGCCTTTGATGCTGAGCTGGATTTTAGGTGGCAACAG CTCAAAGCTAGAAGGAAGACCGTTAAGTTGCCGGCTTTCTGACAAG GCAAGCAACCAGCTTGGTCGATGGTTTCAGGATGACGATGCATTGGAACAAGCTATGGGTGGAGA GTGGTACCTCTTCCCTATGAGCTCTGGAGATGACTCTGCCTTGCAGCCCATTCGTTTGATCAGGGATGAACAGAGGACACTCTCTATTGG AAGCAAACCAGATCCGAGCAATTCTGATTCTTCGTTGTCGTTCCCCTTGCCACAA GTATCAGAGATCCATGCTACTATCACATGCAAGAATAAGGGTTTCTATTTGACCGATCTCGGAAGCGAGCATGGTACATGGTTTAACGA CAACGAAGGCAGACGCTACCGGTTACCTCCGAACTTCCCAGTTCGTTTCCACCCTTCTGATGCCATTGAGTTTGGTTCAGATAAGAAG GCCATGTTCCGGGTGAAAGTGCTCAGCACGCTTCCATACGACTCCGCGAGAGGTGGAGAAGTTCTGCAGGCAGCATGA
- the LOC109743917 gene encoding probable protein phosphatase 2C 40 isoform X1, whose product MAVAEARTPRRRHGSMALADLLLREASAERADAAGGERPGVAAGQAARARKGEDYALLKQGCERHPGASFSAFAMFDGHNGAAAAVYAKERLLANVLGCVPAHLTRDEWLAALPRALVAGFVKTDKDFQTRAHSSGTTVTLVIIDGSVVTAASVGDSRCVLEAEGSIYYLSADHRFDASGEEVGRVTECGGEVGRLNIVGGAEIGPLRCWPGGLCLSRSIGDQDVGEFIIPVPFVKQIKLSSAGGRLIISSDGVWDALTAEMAFSCARGLPPEAAADQIVKEAVDAKGLRDDTTCIVIDIIPPEKPKSTIHSRKKARNGFSLLKNIFIRKRTSDTLSRADTERTSEPDLVEEVFEDGCPSLLRWLDSEYPVRNMFKLFVCAICQVELESGQGISIHEGLSKPGKVCPWDGPFLCHSCQEKKEAMEGKRPSRVGQASSDQGQESS is encoded by the exons ATGGCGGTGGCGGAGGCGAGGACGCCCAGGCGGCGCCACGGGAGCATGGCGCTCGCCGACCTGCTGCTGCGGGAGGCGTCGGCGGAGCGGGCCGATGCGGCGGGGGGCGAGCGGCCCGGGGTCGCGGCGGGCCAGGCCGCGCGGGCCAGGAAGGGCGAGGACTACGCGCTGCTCAAGCAGGGCTGCGAGCGCCACCCGGGCGCATCCTTCTCCGCATTCGCC ATGTTCGACGGCCACAACGgggccgccgccgcggtgtacgCCAAGGAGAGGCTCCTCGCCAATGTGCTCGGCTGCGTCCCCGCCCACCTCACCAGGGACGAGTGGCTCGCCGCGCTGCCCAGGGCGCTCGTCGCCGGCTTCGTCAAGACCGACAAAGATTTCCAGACAAGAG CACACTCTTCGGGGACAACCGTCACGCTCGTCATAATCGACGGCTCCGTTGTGACTGCCGCATCTGTCGGTGATTCTCGATGTGTTCTTGAAGCAGAGGGTTCGATTTACTACTTGTCGGCTGATCATCGTTTTGATGCTAGCGGGGAGGA AGTTGGACGTGTAACAGAATGTGGAGGTGAAGTTGGCAGACTAAATATTGTTGGTGGAGCTGAG ATTGGCCCCCTTAGATGTTGGCCAGGAGGTTTATGCCTATCAAGATCAATTGGCGATCAGGATGTTGGTGAATTTATCATTCCTGTTCCTTTTGTGAAGCAGATCAAG CTATCTAGTGCTGGAGGTCGTCTAATTATTTCAAGTGACGGTGTTTGGGATGCCTTGACTGCGGAAATGGCTTTTAGTTGCGCACGAGGTCTTCCTCCAGAGGCTGCAGCGGATCAAATTGTCAAA GAAGCAGTGGATGCAAAAGGATTAAGGGATGATACAACTTGTATTGTTATTGACATAATACCGccagaaaaaccaaaatccactATACATTCTCGAAAGAAGGCACGGAATGGCTTTAGTCTTTTGAAAAATATATTCATCAGAAAAAGAACATCAGACACATTATCGCGTGCTGATACGGAGCGTACTTCTGAGCCCGACTTGGTGGAGGAAGTCTTTGAGGATGGATGCCCATCTCTGCTAAGATG GCTAGACTCTGAGTATCCAGTTCGAAATATGTTCAAGCTCTTTGTATGTGCAATTTGTCAAGTAGAGTTAGAGTCTGGTCAGGGGATATCGATACACGAGGGTTTGTCAAAGCCAGGAAAGGTGTGCCCCTGGGATGGTCCGTTCCTTTGTCATAGTTGCcaggaaaagaaagaagcaatggaGGGAAAGCGGCCCTCACGCG TGGGTCAAGCGAGTAGTGACCAAGGGCAAGAGTCATCTTGA
- the LOC109743917 gene encoding probable protein phosphatase 2C 40 isoform X2 translates to MAVAEARTPRRRHGSMALADLLLREASAERADAAGGERPGVAAGQAARARKGEDYALLKQGCERHPGASFSAFAMFDGHNGAAAAVYAKERLLANVLGCVPAHLTRDEWLAALPRALVAGFVKTDKDFQTRAHSSGTTVTLVIIDGSVVTAASVGDSRCVLEAEGSIYYLSADHRFDASGEEVGRVTECGGEVGRLNIVGGAEIGPLRCWPGGLCLSRSIGDQDVGEFIIPVPFVKQIKLSSAGGRLIISSDGVWDALTAEMAFSCARGLPPEAAADQIVKEAVDAKGLRDDTTCIVIDIIPPEKPKSTIHSRKKARNGFSLLKNIFIRKRTSDTLSRADTERTSEPDLVEEVFEDGCPSLLRWLDSEYPVRNMFKLFVCAICQVELESGQGISIHEGLSKPGKVCPWDGPFLCHSCQEKKEAMEGKRPSRDSSSRNSGSSE, encoded by the exons ATGGCGGTGGCGGAGGCGAGGACGCCCAGGCGGCGCCACGGGAGCATGGCGCTCGCCGACCTGCTGCTGCGGGAGGCGTCGGCGGAGCGGGCCGATGCGGCGGGGGGCGAGCGGCCCGGGGTCGCGGCGGGCCAGGCCGCGCGGGCCAGGAAGGGCGAGGACTACGCGCTGCTCAAGCAGGGCTGCGAGCGCCACCCGGGCGCATCCTTCTCCGCATTCGCC ATGTTCGACGGCCACAACGgggccgccgccgcggtgtacgCCAAGGAGAGGCTCCTCGCCAATGTGCTCGGCTGCGTCCCCGCCCACCTCACCAGGGACGAGTGGCTCGCCGCGCTGCCCAGGGCGCTCGTCGCCGGCTTCGTCAAGACCGACAAAGATTTCCAGACAAGAG CACACTCTTCGGGGACAACCGTCACGCTCGTCATAATCGACGGCTCCGTTGTGACTGCCGCATCTGTCGGTGATTCTCGATGTGTTCTTGAAGCAGAGGGTTCGATTTACTACTTGTCGGCTGATCATCGTTTTGATGCTAGCGGGGAGGA AGTTGGACGTGTAACAGAATGTGGAGGTGAAGTTGGCAGACTAAATATTGTTGGTGGAGCTGAG ATTGGCCCCCTTAGATGTTGGCCAGGAGGTTTATGCCTATCAAGATCAATTGGCGATCAGGATGTTGGTGAATTTATCATTCCTGTTCCTTTTGTGAAGCAGATCAAG CTATCTAGTGCTGGAGGTCGTCTAATTATTTCAAGTGACGGTGTTTGGGATGCCTTGACTGCGGAAATGGCTTTTAGTTGCGCACGAGGTCTTCCTCCAGAGGCTGCAGCGGATCAAATTGTCAAA GAAGCAGTGGATGCAAAAGGATTAAGGGATGATACAACTTGTATTGTTATTGACATAATACCGccagaaaaaccaaaatccactATACATTCTCGAAAGAAGGCACGGAATGGCTTTAGTCTTTTGAAAAATATATTCATCAGAAAAAGAACATCAGACACATTATCGCGTGCTGATACGGAGCGTACTTCTGAGCCCGACTTGGTGGAGGAAGTCTTTGAGGATGGATGCCCATCTCTGCTAAGATG GCTAGACTCTGAGTATCCAGTTCGAAATATGTTCAAGCTCTTTGTATGTGCAATTTGTCAAGTAGAGTTAGAGTCTGGTCAGGGGATATCGATACACGAGGGTTTGTCAAAGCCAGGAAAGGTGTGCCCCTGGGATGGTCCGTTCCTTTGTCATAGTTGCcaggaaaagaaagaagcaatggaGGGAAAGCGGCCCTCACGCG ATTCCTCCTCGAGAAACAGTGGGTCAAGCGAGTAG
- the LOC109743940 gene encoding mitochondrial uncoupling protein 3, producing the protein MSPRAAGDRRESETLAKVSLSSVSAAAAEVSTFPLDALKTRLQLRRSTGGGGGSGGGVLRVAGELVRDGGFYRGLSPAVLRHLFYTPLRIVGYEHLRSSLASGGREVGLLEKAIAGGASGVAAQVVASPADLIKVRMQADSRLLTQGIRPRYTGILDAFTKITRAEGLLGLWKGVGPNAQRAFLVNMGELTCYDQAKHFIIRKQICDDNLYAHTLASVASGLSATTLSCPADVIKTRMMNQGLEAKALYRNSYDCLVKTVKHEGLTALWKGFLPTWARLGPWQFVFWVSYEKLRQASGISSF; encoded by the exons ATGTCACCCCGggccgccggcgaccgccgcgaGAGCGAGACCCTAGCCAAGGTCTCCCTATCGTCGGTCTCGGCCGCCGCGGCGGAGGTCTCAACCTTCCCCCTCGACGCCCTCAAGACGCGCCTCCAGCTCCGCCGCAGCaccggtggtggtggtggtagcggcggcggcgtctTACGCGTCGCGGGCGAGCTCGTCCGCGACGGGGGGTTCTACCGGGGCCTCTCCCCCGCCGTCCTCCGGCACCTCTTCTACACGCCGCTCCGCATCGTCGGCTACGAGCACCTCCGGTCCTCCCTTGCCAGCGGGGGCCGGGAGGTGGGCCTCCTCGAGAAAGCGATTGCTGGGGGAGCCTCCGGCGTCGCCGCGCAG GTGGTGGCAAGTCCAGCTGATCTCATAAAGGTAAGGAtgcaagcagacagcagattgttgaccCAAGGCATTCGACCTCGGTATACAGGAATCTTAGATGCCTTCACGAAAATCACTCGTGCAGAAGGTTTGTTAGGACTTTGGAAGGGGGTTGGTCCTAATGCCCAGCGAGCATTTCTTGTCAACATGGGCGAGTTGACCTGCTACGACCAGGCAAAGCATTTCATCATCCGCAAGCAGATCTGCGACGACAATCTGTATGCTCACACACTGGCCTCTGTTGCCTCTGGTCTGTCTGCAACTACATTGAGCTGCCCAGCGGATGTGATCAAAACCAGGATGATGAACCAGGGCCTGGAGGCGAAGGCTCTGTACAGGAATTCTTATGATTGTTTGGTCAAGACCGTCAAACATGAGGGCCTAACAGCATTGTGGAAGGGTTTCTTACCTACATGGGCCAGGCTTGGCCCATGGCAGTTTGTGTTCTGGGTTTCCTACGAAAAACTCCGACAGGCATCAGGTATTTCTTCGTTCTGA